A region from the Gossypium hirsutum isolate 1008001.06 chromosome A08, Gossypium_hirsutum_v2.1, whole genome shotgun sequence genome encodes:
- the LOC121204728 gene encoding zinc finger protein VAR3, chloroplastic, translating into MGSSSRFLTILSPSSPLLLHHRHTTSSLLRLTRHRIQLSFLRQHHFPPPRPSLPTTKTKKHSSLFIPRPSPRNFHTQPASSNFANSSVLAPPNHPWPEFSALVNNISAAGYFDAPHTSSELAVDASLFSDEFLVVLNACLAFARDKTDLLRLLSRKEIEAVVQNGKPFLFKDGEESARRLILFLNSSESNVADVDKANMVDLMSFLLSYASNVTISSERSSLYNSELVESSVRHLLGELAKLSDSSQVSNYFEHEQTQLPERNGQMSRSFGPNIEMKRGDWICPRCNFMNFARNAKCLECEEARPKRQLTGGEWECPQCDFFNYGRNTVCLRCDCKRPGHISLGNTYSRPGLAYNTGTSSNKADLDRRLAANEEKAQRWFSKVSQLDSTADVSSAIADEDFPEIMPLRRGVNRFVVSTRKSPLERRLANAQYRRNMDNDGIPERDDFQTGEVNKTLDTKVSRSLDEVLGRSSTSSESNDGSVNSRAENGHPRGTKSNYVPFVPLPADMFAKKPENSEIQEKNPNVMSNDHDSVVSNAVGQMDDVSGSEELQKSLQSRQHSETLMNEKESIDKEVEQAEKSERWFKKVAELHNVTDLANAIPDEDFPEIMPMRKGENKFVVSRKKDRSLTSPTYKRRAATEQAGNTNYVPFVPFPPDYFAKKDKQQGNGTDSSAAPDSSAKAARETPTSATLKKPSEKLSEVSVADTQPVQNWSPKPSGENSSETRRDAAYPAQTSGYFNPNSINSQTSNNDSRKQVTDLTGSPSQQSEYQNVRSTWSGKSLEGSVVKEPDPLDMSEEAKAERWFRRVAQIKDISELSQIPDEDFPSIMPMRKGVNRFVVSKRKTPLERRLTSQQYRKNLPVVNSDPGKNGTDRS; encoded by the exons ATGGGTAGCAGTAGTAGATTCCTAACGATCCTTTCCCCTTCTTCCCCTCTCCTTCTACATCACCGTCATACCACTTCCTCCCTTCTCCGCCTCACCCGCCACCGCATCCAGCTATCCTTCCTACGCCAACACCACTTCCCGCCACCTCGCCCTTCGCTACCCACTACTAAAACCAAAAAACATTCGTCCCTTTTTATTCCCAGACCTTCCCCGCGCAATTTCCACACCCAACCCGCCTCCTCAAATTTCGCTAATTCCTCCGTATTGGCCCCACCCAATCATCCATGGCCCGAATTCTCCGCTCTCGTTAACAACATCTCAGCCGCTGGCTACTTCGATGCCCCCCATACTTCCAGTGAGCTTGCGGTGGATGCTTCCCTGTTCTCTGATGAGTTTCTAGTTGTGCTCAATGCCTGCTTGGCTTTCGCGCGTGATAAAACTGATCTTCTAAG ATTGCTCTCGAGGAAGGAGATAGAGGCGGTGGTGCAAAATGGGAAGCCTTTTTTGTTCAAGGATGGTGAGGAGTCTGCACGGAGgttgattttgtttctaaataGCAGTGAAAGCAAT GTTGCGGATGTTGATAAAGCGAACATGGTTGATTTAATGAGTTTTTTATTGAGTTATGCAAGCAATGTTACCATTTCCTCAGAGAGAAGCAGTCTTTACAACTCGGAGCTTGTTGAATCATCAGTCCGGCATTTGCTGGGTGAGTTGGCAAAACTGAGTGACAGCTCCCAAGTTTCAAACTATTTTGAACATGAGCAAACTCAACTCCCAGAGAGAAATGGGCAAATGTCAAGGTCTTTTGGGCCGAACATTGAAATGAAAAGAGGCGATTGGATTTGCCCAAG GTGTAATTTTATGAACTTTGCAAGAAATGCGAAATGCCTTGAGTGTGAGGAAGCACGGCCCAAGAGGCAATTGACTGGTGGAGAGTGGGAATGTCCCCA ATGTGATTTCTTTAATTATGGAAGGAATACGGTATGCTTGAGGTGTGATTGCAAGCGACCTGGACATATCTCACTTGGTAATACCTACTCAAGGCCAGGTTTAGCATACAATACTGGGACTTCTTCAAATAAGGCTGATCTCGATAGGCGGTTAGCTGCCAATGAAGAGAAGGCACAACGATGGTTTAGTAAGGTTTCTCAGCTTGACAGTACTGCTGATGTGAGCAGTGCCATAGCAGATGAAGATTTTCCTGAAATCATGCCTTTGAGGAGAGGCGTGAATAGATTTGTTGTGAGTACAAGGAAATCACCTCTGGAGAGGAGGTTGGCCAATGCTCAGTACCGTAGAAACATGGATAATGATGGCATTCCTGAACGTGACGATTTCCAGACTGGGGAAGTCAATAAGACCCTGGACACAAAAGTTAGCCGGAGTTTAGATGAGGTTCTTGGTCGTTCATCTACCTCTTCCGAATCTAACGATGGTAGCGTCAATAGCAGAGCGGAGAATGGTCATCCTAGGGGAACTAAGTCCAATTATGTTCCATTTGTGCCATTACCTGCAGACATGTTTGCGAAGAAACCTGAAAATTCAGAAATACAGGAGAAGAATCCGAACGTTATGTCAAATGACCATGACTCTGTTGTGTCAAATGCAGTTGGACAAATGGATGATGTTTCTGGGAGTGAGGAGTTGCAAAAATCTCTACAAAGTCGGCAACATTCTGAGACATTAATGAATGAGAAAGAAAGCATTGATAAAGAGGTAGAACAAGCTGAAAAATCTGAGAGATGGTTTAAGAAAGTTGCAGAGCTCCATAATGTTACAGATCTTGCCAATGCAATTCCCGATGAGGATTTTCCTGAAATCATGCCTATGCGCAAAGGAGAGAATAAATTTGTAGTCAGCAGAAAGAAAGACCGTTCTTTGACTTCTCCAACTTACAAGAGGCGGGCAGCAACGGAGCAAGCAGGCAATACAAATTATGTCCCTTTTGTCCCGTTCCCGCCTGATTACTTTGCTAAAAAGGATAAACAGCAAGGTAATGGAACAGATTCTAGTGCTGCTCCAGATTCTAGTGCAAAAGCAGCTCGTGAAACTCCAACCTCTGCAACACTAAAGAAGCCTTCAGAGAAGTTATCCGAGGTGTCTGTTGCAGATACACAGCCGGTGCAAAACTGGAGCCCTAAACCTTCTGGAGAGAACTCAAGTGAGACAAGGAGAGATGCAGCTTATCCGGCACAGACTAGTGGATATTTTAACCCGAATTCTATCAATTCCCAAACGAGTAATAATGACAGCAGGAAACAGGTGACGGATTTGACGGGAAGTCCATCTCAACAATCTGAGTATCAGAATGTTAGGAGTACTTGGAGTGGAAAGAGTTTGGAAGGTTCAGTAGTGAAAGAACCAGATCCATTGGACATGTCGGAGGAGGCCAAAGCAGAGAGGTGGTTTCGCCGTGTTGCTCAGATAAAGGACATTTCAGAGCTCAGCCAGATCCCCGATGAAGATTTCCCATCGATAATGCCGATGAGGAAAGGGGTGAATAGGTTTGTCGTGAGTAAACGGAAAACACCACTGGAGAGGAGGTTGACATCCCAACAGTATCGTAAAAATCTTCCGGTTGTGAACTCGGATCCTGGCAAAAATGGAACTGATAGGAGCTAA